GGATTGTTTCTAATCCGCGCCTCAAGTTTGACTCGGGAGGACTATCACTGAAACCTGTCGAGCATCTTGTAATATTGCCCCACCAGCGGCAGGAACCAGGGCTTGCCGAAATGGCCGGGAACGGCGGGCCAGGGGTAGTTTTGCATCGGGTTGCGATCGACCTTGCCGACGATGGCGTCGGCGACCATCATGCCCAGATGGGTGGAGAGCTGTGCGCCGTGGCCGGAATAGCCCATCGCGTACCAGAGACCGTCGTGGAAGCCGGCGCGCGGGTAACGGTCGGCCGTCATGTCGACGAGGCCGCCCCAGCAATAGTCGATATCGATGCCCTTCAATTGCGGGAAGATGAGTTCCATACTCTCGCGCAGGATCGCGCCGCTCTTCTCATCCGAGCGCTGATCGGACGTCGCCGAGAACCGGGCGCGCCCACCGAAGATCAGTCGATTGTCGGGCGAAAGACGCCAGTAATTGCCGATATTCATCGTGTTGACGCAGGTACGGTTACCCGGCATCACGGCCTGAGCTTCGCTGTCCGTCAGCGGGCGCGTGGCAATCAGGAAGCTGCCGACCGCAATGATGCGCCGGCGGAACCAGCCGAAGTTCTTCGTCGTGTAGGCGCCCGTCGCGATAATGACATTGGCGGCGGTGACGCTCCCGCGGGAGGTTTGCAACGTATGCGTCCCGTTGACCTCGCGATGCCCGGTCACCGTCGTTCCTTCTAAGATCGTGGCGCCATGGCGGACAGCGGCCTGCCCCAGCCCTACGACATAGCGGCCCATATGCATCATGGCGCTCTTCTTCGACAGCATCGCGCCATGGAAGGGCGAGCCGATTTCGCCCTTGAGCTGCTCCGGCGACAAGAGCGCTGTGTCGGGATCGCATTCCTTGTTCAGCGCCTCGAAATTGCGGGCAATCGCCTCGAAATGTTTGGGCTTGGAGGCGAGCTTCAGTTTGCCCGCACGGCGGAAGTTGCAGTCGATACCCTCTTCGGCAATCAGCGCCTCAATGGTGTCGATGGAATCGTCCAGCGCATGATAGAGCGCGATGGCGCGCTCCTTGCCAAGCTCGGCTTTCGCGCCGAGATAGCTATGCGCGAGCCCGTTGTTCAGATGACCGCCATTGCGGCCGGAGGCGCCAAAGCCGACGCGCTCCGCCTCCAGCACGACGACCTTCGCCCCCGCTCTTGCCAACTGCCGCGCGGCCGCAAGCCCTGTAAAACCCGCGCCGATCACCGCAACATCATAGTGCCCGCTGACCGGACCTTGGGCAGCCCCGGCAAAGGCCGGCGCGGTGTCATGCCAATAGGAGACGAATTTCATCGCTTCCGCCTTCTGGTCAGAGACCCACAACACCCGGCAGGCCGGAAATGTCGGCGATCTCGGTATAGCCGTAATACGGGTTGGCGGGCTCGTGACCGCGATTGACCCAGACCTTGTTCTTGATGCCGAGATCATGGGCCGACATCAGGTCGTAGCGGAATGAAGAGGAGATATGCAGCATGTCTTCCGGGCCGCAGCCGAGCATGTCGAACATGTATTCAAACGCCTGGAAGCGCGGCTTGTAGGCCTGTGCCTGTTCGGCGGTGTAGACCTTGTGGAAGGGTGCGCCGAGCTTTTCGACATTCGACATGATCTGCGAATTCATGGCGTTGGAGAGGATGACCAGCGGAATTTCCTTAGCCACTTTCGCGAGACCCGCAGGCACGTCGGCATGCGGACCCCAGGTCGGGACGCGCTCATAAACGATCTGCGCGTCTTCGTCCTTGAAGGACAAGCCGTTGGCCTTGCAGGTGCGCGACAGCGAATTATGCACGACCTCCGCGTAAGGCTTCCAGGCGCCCATGACCTCATCCAGACGGTAAGCGGAGAAATTCTTGATGAACTTCTGCATGACCTGCTCGTCGAGCCGATCGCCGTAAAGATCACGGGCCGCACCTGCCATGTCGAAATTGATCAGCGTGCCGTAGCAGTCGAAGGAGATGTATTTCGGGCGAAAGGGGGCCATGACGTTCTTCCTCTGGCTTTCATGTTTCGTTGCCCTGATCATAAGCGGTCTTATCCCGCCTCGATTGCGCGAATTCACCCGTCCGGAAGCACAAAGTTTTTAATCCGCCATCCCGTTTGGCACACAATTGTTTGGAAGGGCCTGAATTTTCGAGATCTTGGCGACCTGCCGGAGGCTCGCCCGAATGGGCCGCAGCATAAGATGCGGCATCGGCCCCAGGCTTCGGCGGAAGATGGTGCGCGAACGCAACCATTCAGAGGAATAGCTTCCGCGTCCTGTCCGAGACTTTGGCTCACGAAAGGACATGCCCATGCAGAAGCAAATCGATCTCGTCACCTTCGGGCCTGAGCATCTTGATGGTGCCGTTGCCCTGTCGCGCGCCGAAAGCTGGCCGCATCGTCCCGAGGACTGGGCCATGGTGCAGCAGCTCAGTGCCGGCGTTGCCGTGGTGGACGACCAAGGCCGGGTTACCGGCACGACATTCATGACCCCATTCGGCGATGATTACGCAACGATCAACATGGTAATCGTCGACAAGTCGATGCGCGGTCTCGGCATGGGCCGCAAGCTCATGGAGCGCGCCTTCGAACTCGCCGGCCAGCGGCCGCTGCGCCTCATTGCCACCAAGGAAGGCTTGCCGCTCTACGAACAGCTCGGCTTCGTCGCCACAGGCACGATCCGGCAGCATCAGGGCCATGTGCAGGCGGTTGGTCGACCCGAGGGCGTCGAAGACATGCAGGCCGGTGATGTCGAGGCCGTGAAGGCGCTCGACCGGCAGGCCTATGCAGCCGACCGTTCGGCGCTGATCGACGCTCTGCTCGAACACGGGCGGTTCGCCGTCGTGCGCAAGGGCGATACGATCGATGCCTGGGCAGTCATCCGTCCCTTCGGACGCGGCGAGGTCATCGGCCCGATCATTGCACCGGATGTTGAGACGGCCCGCGTCCTGATCGCCTATTTCGCGTCCTCCCGCGAGGGCGCCTTCCTCCGTGTCGACACGGGCAGCGAAACGGGCCTTGCGCCCTGGCTTTCGGAGATCGGCCTTACCCATGTCGGTGGCGGCGTGACAATGCGGCGCCCGCTGACGGAAGACGGGGGACAGCTCCGGCATAAGGCCTACGCACTTGCCAGCCAGGCACTCGGCTGAACATACAGGAGATTGAAAATGCTCGCCAATTCGCTGATCGAACTCGATCGCGCCCACCTCATCCACCCCGTCGCCTCCTATCGCGGTCACGAGCGGCAGGGCGTGCGGGTACTGAAATCCGCATCGGGAGCCACCGTGACCGAGGCCAATGGCCATCAACTGGTCGATGGTTTTGCCGGCCTCTGGTGCGTCAATGCCGGCTATGGCCATGAAAGCATCATCGAGGCGGCCACGAAGCAGTTGCGCGAACTGCCCTATGCGACCGGCTATTTCGATCTTGGCTCGGAACCGGCTATCCGGCTCGCCGCAGAACTGGCCGAACGCGCGCCGGGCGATCTGAACCGCGTCTATTTTACGCTCGGCGGCTCGGATGCGGTAGATTCCACCATCCGCTTCGTGCGCTATTACTGGAACGCCAAGGGCCAGCCGCAGCGCGACCAGTTCATCTCGATCCAGCAGGGCTATCATGGTTCGACCACGGTCGGCGCTGGGCTGACGGCGCTTCCGGCCTTCCATACCGGCTTCGGCGTGCCGTTTGACTGGCAGCACAAGATCCCCTCGCCCTATCCCTACCGCAACCCGGCCGGCGACGACGATGCGGCGATCATTGCCGCTTCGCTTGCCAGCCTGAAGGCCAAGATCGAAGAAATGGGCGCGGATCGCGTGGCAGCATTTTATGCCGAACCGATCCAGGGCTCCGGCGGCGTGATCGTTCCGCCGAACGGCTGGATCAAGGCGATGCGCGAGCTCTGCAAGAGCTACGGCATTCTCTTCATCGCCGACGAGGTCATCACCGGCTTCGGCCGCACCGGCCCGCTCTTTGCCTGCACGGATGAAGGCATCGTGCCGGACATGATGACGGTCGCCAAGGGGCTGACCTCCGGCTATGTGCCGATGGGTGCCGTCTTGATGGCCGATCATGTCTATGATGTGATTGCAGACGGTGCCGGCGAAACGGCGGTCGGCCACGGTTTTACCTATTCCGCCCACCCGGTGAGCGCCGCGGTAGCGCTCGAAGTGCTGAAACTCTATGAAGGCGGACTGCTCGAAAACGGCCTCAAGGCCGGCAAGCGGCTGCTGGACGGTCTGAATAGCCTTCGCGATCATCCGCTGGTCGGTGATATCAGAGGCCGCGGTATGCTCTATGGCGTCGAGCTTGTGACCGACAAGACGAAGAAGATGCCGCTTCCGGCAGCATCCCAACCTGCCCGCCGCATTTTCGACCGCGCGTGGGACAACGGTCTCGTCATCCGCGCCTTCCCGCAGGGCGTGCTGGGCTATGCCCCGCCGCTCTGCTGCACGGACGCCGATATCGACGCCATCATCGAGCGCACACGCCAGACGCTCGATCAGACGCTGGAAGACCCGGATATTCGGTCGGCGCTGGCCTGAACCGCTGAAACCGCCTGCGGCGGTATTTCGCCGATATATCGCCGCAGGAAGCAAGTTCGCAATTTTATGCTGCCGCCCAAGGCCAAATCGAACGATACGCCCCGGTGGACATGACAGACTCATAAACACCAAGCCCGAGACCAAACCGGCCTCCGGCATACGGAATACGCAGACAGAGCCCAGCGCCCACGCCGGTCACCCGGCGCATCAAAGGGAGAAGGCGCAAAACCAGGGACGCCGCGAGCAATATTCACCGGGGCCGAAAAGTCCGCACAAGACGGACGTCACCCAATCGAAGCAAAGAAGGGGAATGACATGACCGACAACATTACCAACTGGACAAAGTCAGACGACGCCCGCGTCGAAGACGCCATCCGTCGCGGCGCCTCCCGTCGCGATCTTCTGAAGATGATGCTGGCGAGCGGTGTAGCGCTTTCTGCCGGCGGCGCCGTCTTCGGCCGCGCCGAACGCGCACTTGCCGCGACGCCGGTTTCCGGCGGCCACATGAAAGCGGCCGGCATTTCGTCTTCGAACGCTGACACGCTCGATCCGGCGAAGGCTTCTCTCGGCACCGACTACGCGCGCTGTTGCATGGTCTACAACCGCCTGACCTTCATCGACGTGACCGGCATCCCGCAAATGGAACTTGCTGAAAAGCTCGAGACCAAGGATGCCAAGACCTGGACTGTCACGCTGCGCAAGGGCGTCACATACCACAACGGCAAGACCCTGACCTCCGCCGACGTCGTGTTCGCGCTCAAGCGTCACCTTGATCCGGCCGTCGGCTCGAAGGTTGCCAAGATTGCCGCCCAGATCACCGAGGTCAAGGCGATCGACCCGACCACGGTCGAAATCGTGCTGAAGGCACCCAATGCCGACCTTCCCTACATTCTGGCGCTGCATCACTTCATGATCGTGCAGGACGGCACGACCGATTTTTCCAAGGGCATCGGCACTGGCCCCTTCGTCCTGGAAACGTTCGAGCCGGGCGTCCGCTCCATCGTGAAGAAGAACACGAACTACTGGAAGCCGAACCTGCCGCATCTCGATTCTTTCGAGTACTTCGCCATCAGCGATCCCAGCGCCCGCGTCAATGCACTGCTGGCCGGCGATGTCCAGTTCTGCTCCGCCGTCGATCCGCGTTCCGCCAAGCTCCTCGACGGACAAAAAGGCTTTGCGCTTTCGCGGACGAACACCGGCACCTATACGAACCTGAACATTCGCCTCGACATGAACAAGCCCGATTTCGTGACGGGTATGAAGTATCTTGTCGATCGCGAGCAGATCGTGAACGCGGCGCTTCGTGGCTTCGGCGAAGTCAGCAACGACCAGCCGATTTCGGCGGTCAATGCCTTCCACAATCCGAACCTGAAGCCAAAGGCATTCGATCCCGACAAGGCCAAGCACTATTTCCAGAAGGCAGGGGTTCTCGGCCAGTCGATCCCGGTCGTTGCTTCCCCGGCAGCGGACTCCTCTGTCGACATGGCGATGATCATTCAGGCCGCCGGTGCCGATATCGGCCTGAAGCTCGATATCCAGCGCGTGCCCTCGGACGGCTATTGGGACAAGTATTGGCTCAAGGCGCCGATCCACTTCGGCAACATCAATCCGCGGCCGACGCCGGACATCTATTTCTCGCTGCTTTACTCGTCCGATGCGCCGTGGAACGAAAGCCAGTACAAGTCGCCGAAATTCGACTCCATGATGCTGGAAGCGCGCGGATTGCTCGACGATGCCAAGCGCCACGAGATCTACAACGAGATGCAGTCCATGATCTCGGAAGAAGCCGGCACCATCATCCCGGCCACCACGATGAATGCCGACGGCATTTCCAGCAAGGTCAAGGGCCTTCTGCCCAACCCGCTCGGTGGCATGATGGGCTACGCCATGGCCGAATATGTCTGGCTGGAAGCCTGACCGAGCCGACCGTGTCCGGGAGGCCAATGCTCTCCCGGATGCCACGGCCGTTCGTCGCAGATGCAAGGCGGGAGATCTCGCCTTGCATCTGCCACTTGCAGCTTATGCCTCCCTTGCCGGAGCGCGCATCAATGATGTCAGACAAAAAGTCCGCAGCTTATGTCTGCACGGCGTGCTTTAATCGGCAAAGCGAAGCGACTGTCGTCCATCATATGCGGCTGGAGATCTCTTATGAATGCTGAAATCCCGACCATGATCGGAAAGCGGCTGATCCTCAGCGTGATCACGCTGCTCATCGTTTCCTTCGCGGTC
The window above is part of the Rhizobium sp. WYJ-E13 genome. Proteins encoded here:
- a CDS encoding FAD-binding oxidoreductase, which translates into the protein MKFVSYWHDTAPAFAGAAQGPVSGHYDVAVIGAGFTGLAAARQLARAGAKVVVLEAERVGFGASGRNGGHLNNGLAHSYLGAKAELGKERAIALYHALDDSIDTIEALIAEEGIDCNFRRAGKLKLASKPKHFEAIARNFEALNKECDPDTALLSPEQLKGEIGSPFHGAMLSKKSAMMHMGRYVVGLGQAAVRHGATILEGTTVTGHREVNGTHTLQTSRGSVTAANVIIATGAYTTKNFGWFRRRIIAVGSFLIATRPLTDSEAQAVMPGNRTCVNTMNIGNYWRLSPDNRLIFGGRARFSATSDQRSDEKSGAILRESMELIFPQLKGIDIDYCWGGLVDMTADRYPRAGFHDGLWYAMGYSGHGAQLSTHLGMMVADAIVGKVDRNPMQNYPWPAVPGHFGKPWFLPLVGQYYKMLDRFQ
- a CDS encoding haloacid dehalogenase type II codes for the protein MAPFRPKYISFDCYGTLINFDMAGAARDLYGDRLDEQVMQKFIKNFSAYRLDEVMGAWKPYAEVVHNSLSRTCKANGLSFKDEDAQIVYERVPTWGPHADVPAGLAKVAKEIPLVILSNAMNSQIMSNVEKLGAPFHKVYTAEQAQAYKPRFQAFEYMFDMLGCGPEDMLHISSSFRYDLMSAHDLGIKNKVWVNRGHEPANPYYGYTEIADISGLPGVVGL
- a CDS encoding GNAT family N-acetyltransferase; protein product: MQKQIDLVTFGPEHLDGAVALSRAESWPHRPEDWAMVQQLSAGVAVVDDQGRVTGTTFMTPFGDDYATINMVIVDKSMRGLGMGRKLMERAFELAGQRPLRLIATKEGLPLYEQLGFVATGTIRQHQGHVQAVGRPEGVEDMQAGDVEAVKALDRQAYAADRSALIDALLEHGRFAVVRKGDTIDAWAVIRPFGRGEVIGPIIAPDVETARVLIAYFASSREGAFLRVDTGSETGLAPWLSEIGLTHVGGGVTMRRPLTEDGGQLRHKAYALASQALG
- a CDS encoding aspartate aminotransferase family protein → MLANSLIELDRAHLIHPVASYRGHERQGVRVLKSASGATVTEANGHQLVDGFAGLWCVNAGYGHESIIEAATKQLRELPYATGYFDLGSEPAIRLAAELAERAPGDLNRVYFTLGGSDAVDSTIRFVRYYWNAKGQPQRDQFISIQQGYHGSTTVGAGLTALPAFHTGFGVPFDWQHKIPSPYPYRNPAGDDDAAIIAASLASLKAKIEEMGADRVAAFYAEPIQGSGGVIVPPNGWIKAMRELCKSYGILFIADEVITGFGRTGPLFACTDEGIVPDMMTVAKGLTSGYVPMGAVLMADHVYDVIADGAGETAVGHGFTYSAHPVSAAVALEVLKLYEGGLLENGLKAGKRLLDGLNSLRDHPLVGDIRGRGMLYGVELVTDKTKKMPLPAASQPARRIFDRAWDNGLVIRAFPQGVLGYAPPLCCTDADIDAIIERTRQTLDQTLEDPDIRSALA
- a CDS encoding ABC transporter substrate-binding protein, with translation MTDNITNWTKSDDARVEDAIRRGASRRDLLKMMLASGVALSAGGAVFGRAERALAATPVSGGHMKAAGISSSNADTLDPAKASLGTDYARCCMVYNRLTFIDVTGIPQMELAEKLETKDAKTWTVTLRKGVTYHNGKTLTSADVVFALKRHLDPAVGSKVAKIAAQITEVKAIDPTTVEIVLKAPNADLPYILALHHFMIVQDGTTDFSKGIGTGPFVLETFEPGVRSIVKKNTNYWKPNLPHLDSFEYFAISDPSARVNALLAGDVQFCSAVDPRSAKLLDGQKGFALSRTNTGTYTNLNIRLDMNKPDFVTGMKYLVDREQIVNAALRGFGEVSNDQPISAVNAFHNPNLKPKAFDPDKAKHYFQKAGVLGQSIPVVASPAADSSVDMAMIIQAAGADIGLKLDIQRVPSDGYWDKYWLKAPIHFGNINPRPTPDIYFSLLYSSDAPWNESQYKSPKFDSMMLEARGLLDDAKRHEIYNEMQSMISEEAGTIIPATTMNADGISSKVKGLLPNPLGGMMGYAMAEYVWLEA